The following proteins are encoded in a genomic region of Coffea eugenioides isolate CCC68of chromosome 6, Ceug_1.0, whole genome shotgun sequence:
- the LOC113774484 gene encoding vinorine synthase-like → MVGNIEVTSIELIKPSSPTPRASRDHKLSFLDQLSPSTLIPVLFYQNSSPCFDQAEISQHLKHSLSEILTKFYPLAGKINGNLSVDCDDLGALFIEARVRAHLSQAIQTTEDPNQFLPLEPYEALGKNDLPLAIKISFFECGGIAIGVCMSQKIADVLSCATFMNAWAATCRAKGDEIVQPDFKLGCRLFPPANSPISSIDFVSGEKKETLLTKRFVFDKKKLAALKKFASSVTSASSVKDPTLVEAVTAFILKHFILLTQAKENRKTNFLAFQAVNLRSRMNLPSDRLAFGNFPIATPALMAVSDTDDNDKEYCDDLVGHLRNATRIINNDYIKILQSGVPFLDILKAAGEQLGKEPMAYCFFTNLCSFPVYGVDYGFGKPISVRIKAPPIKNSVILMSTNSGDGIEAWITMVEDEMAMLPDELLSLATIDVSSFQAKLRSIFSMS, encoded by the coding sequence ATGGTGGGCAACATAGAGGTGACATCAATTGAGTTGATCAAGCCATCATCTCCAACACCCCGCGCCAGTAGAGACCATAAACTATCTTTCCTCGATCAACTTTCACCTTCTACTCTAATTCCTGTTTTATTCTATCAAAACTCCTCCCCATGCTTCGATCAAGCCGAAATATCGCAGCATCTAAAACATTCTTTATCAGAGATCTTGACAAAATTCTACCCTTTAGCAGGAAAGATCAATGGAAATCTTTCTGTTGATTGTGATGACTTAGGAGCTTTATTTATAGAAGCTCGAGTTCGTGCTCATCTCTCACAGGCAATCCAAACAACAGAGGATCCAAACCAATTTCTCCCCTTAGAGCCTTATGAAGCTTTGGGCAAAAATGACTTGCCATTAGCTATCAAAATCAGCTTCTTTGAATGCGGAGGAATAGCTATTGGGGTATGCATGTCACAAAAGATAGCTGACGTATTGTCCTGTGCGACATTCATGAATGCTTGGGCTGCCACATGCCGTGCCAAAGGTGATGAAATTGTGCAACCTGATTTTAAATTAGGATGCCGTCTTTTTCCTCCAGCAAACTCTCCAATATCTAGTATCGATTTTGTATcaggggaaaagaaagaaactcttctgACCAAAAGGTTTGTGTTCGACAAGAAAAAGTTGGCAGCACTCAAGAAATTTGCCTCCTCAGTCACCTCTGCAAGTTCGGTGAAGGATCCTACTCTGGTTGAAGCCGTTACGGCTTTTATATTGAAGCATTTCATCCTCCTTACCCAGGCCAAGGAAAATCGTAAAACAAATTTTCTTGCATTCCAAGCCGTGAACTTGAGATCTAGAATGAACTTGCCCTCTGACCGGCTTGCATTTGGCAACTTCCCAATTGCTACTCCTGCTTTAATGGCAGTTTCTGATACAGATGATAATGATAAAGAATATTGTGATGATCTAGTTGGGCACCTGAGGAATGCAACTAGAATAATCAACAATGATTATATAAAGATTCTTCAAAGTGGAGTGCCTTTTTTAGATATCTTAAAAGCTGCAGGGGAACAGCTTGGTAAGGAGCCAATGGCATATTGTTTTTTCACCAATTTGTGCAGTTTTCCGGTATATGGAGTGGACTATGGTTTTGGCAAACCTATTTCAGTGAGGATTAAAGCTCCCCCTATCAAGAATAGTGTAATCTTGATGAGTACAAATTCTGGTGATGGGATCGAAGCATGGATTACCATGGTGGAGGATGAAATGGCTATGCTCCCGGACGAGCTTCTTTCACTAGCAACTATTGATGTTTCTTCATTTCAAGCCAAACTCCGATCAATTTTCTCCATGTCATGA